One segment of Falco rusticolus isolate bFalRus1 chromosome 3, bFalRus1.pri, whole genome shotgun sequence DNA contains the following:
- the TEKT2 gene encoding tektin-2 gives MATLSVKPGQRFTLLDWHTNSHLISADAERQRSASHQVRQEARALRNEINNQAKWDEHDNQTRLAERISSVNRWKETLDKSLADIDAEIDALAKVKEAAERALQAKNLPLDVSIECLTLRESRRAIDVVRDPVEEELQKEVKVIDKAKRELQQRVNEAFQQLCLLQEARQQLSSDHRRKMEALEIDRMCLSLSVNSPNISFKVNPTRVPDGSTALDEWEQNSRCNKERAEAEMKASTELREATVLAIAQTNNELEAQRVATEFALRKRIRDLESACDELKWQEQNTLEEIAEMEEDIRHLEEDLRRKMQDLKVAHTRLETRTCRPTMELCWDQAQNGLTAAVHQLEGTIRALRQKLAEAWDALDALYRQLHRIQTDSGYKASSLVLDNKCMDSRRKLVVPAEKLVPEVNTFNRTANHALSPLNTGQLDLA, from the exons ATGGCCACGCTGAGTGTAAAGCCAGGACAGCGGTTCACTTTGCTAGACTGGCACACCAACTCCCATCTCATCTCAGCTGATGCTGAACGCCAGCGTTCTGCTTCCCACCAAGTCCGGCAGGAAGCCCGAGCTCTCCGCAATGAAATCAACAACCAG GCTAAATGGGATGAGCATGACAACCAAACCCGCCTGGCTGAACGTATCAGCAGCGTGAACAGATGGAAAGAGACCCTGGACAAAAGCCTTGCAGATATAGATGCAGAAATCGATGCCTTAGCCAAA gtgaaggaagcagcagaacGTGCCCTCCAGGCAAAGAACTTGCCTTTGGATGTTTCCATTGAGTGCCTGACACTCCGTGAGAGCCGTCGTGCCATCGATGTGGTGAGGGACCCTGTGGAGGAGGAGCTGCAAAAGGAGGTGAAGGTGATAGACAAAGCCAAGAGAGAACTGCAGCAGAGAGTGAATGAAGCCTTCCAACAGCTCTG cctctTACAGGAAGCTCGCCAGCAGCTGAGTTCTGACCACCGGCGCAAGATGGAAGCACTGGAAATAGATCGCATGTGCTTATCGCTTAGTGTAAACTCCCCCAACATCTCCTTCAAGGTCAACCCAACACGGGTCCCGGATGG ATCAACTGCACTTGATGAGTGGGAACAGAATAGCCGATGCAACAAGGAGCGTGCTGAGGCAGAAATGAAAGCCTCAACTGAGCTCCGGGAAGCCACAGTGCTTGCCATTGCGCAG ACAAACAACGAGCTGGAGGCTCAGCGTGTAGCTACGGAGTTTGCCTTGCGCAAGAGGATTAGAGACCTGGAAAGCGCCTGTGATGAACTGAAATGGCAGGAGCAGAAT ACCTTGGAGGAAATTGCTGAGATGGAGGAGGACATCCGACATTTGGAGGAAGATCTTCGGAGGAAAATGCAAGATCTGAAAGTGGCACACACCCGCCTGGAGACCCGCACGTGTCGGCCCACTATGGAGCTCTGTTGGGATCAG GCACAGAACGGGCTGACGGCCGCAGTCCACCAGCTGGAGGGAACGATCCGTGCGCTCAGGCAGAAGCTAGCAGAGGCATG GGATGCCTTGGACGCTCTTTACAGACAACTTCACCGCATTCAGACAGATAGCGGCTACAAAGCCAGTTCCCTGGTGCTGGACAACAAGTGCATGGACAGCCGGAGAAAGCTCGTGGTCCCTGCTGAGAAATTAGTGCCAGAGGTCAACACATTTAACCGGACTGCAAACCACGCGCTCTCCCCGCTGAACACCGGGCAGCTGGACTTGGCTTAG
- the ADPRS gene encoding ADP-ribose glycohydrolase ARH3: MAAVAGSGSGPGRPVARPRPGPSRFRGCLAGALLGDCLGAVFEGRSVVKLPDLLRFLRGLEPAPGPPEEPAGSARRETLSYTDDTAMSRSVVQSLLAKQEFDEVDMAKRFAEEYKKEPNRGYGMAVVNVFKKLLSPKCNDVFEPARTQFNGKGSYGNGGAMRVAGISLVYSDVQDVKKFAKLSAELTHSNSLGYNGAILQALAVHLALQGELSKETFLEQLISHMEDVEADDKSLTDARALGFEDLPFSRRLKKIKEFLELSSVPKADVLFELGNGIAALRSVPTAIYSFLRCMEADPDIPDHYSNLQRTIIYCISLGGDTDTIATMAGAIAGAYYGEEQIPASWEQSCEAFQETQKLANSLYELYCQRL; encoded by the exons ATGGCGGCGGTGGCGGGTTCGGGCTCAGGCCCGGGGCGGCCGGTGGCGCGGCCTCGGCCAGGACCCTCCCGGTTCCGCGGTTGTTTAGCCGGGGCGTTGTTGGGTGACTGCCTAGGCGCCGTCTTCGAAGGTAGAAGCGTCGTGAAGCTGCCCGACCTCCTCCGCTTCCTCCGAGGCCTGGAACCGGCGCCCGGGCCGCCCGAGGAACCGGCCGGCAGCGCCCGCAGAG aaacacTTTCGTACACAGATGACACAGCCATGAGCAGGTCAGTGGTGCAGTCCCTGCTAGCCAAGCAAGAGTTTGATGAAGTTGATATGGCAAAGAG GTTTGCTGAGGAGTACAAGAAGGAACCCAACAGGGGCTATGGGATGGCTGTTGTCAATGTCTTCAAGAAGCTCCTGAGCCCCAAGTGCAATGATGTGTTTGAACCAGCAAGAACCCAGTTTAACGGGAAAGGCTCCTATGGCAATGGCGGTGCCATGAGGGTGGCAGGCATCTCGCTCGTGTATTCTGATGTCCAGGATGTTAAGAAG TTTGCGAAGCTGAGTGCTGAGTTAACCCATTCCAACTCCCTGGGCTACAACGGGGCCATCCTGCAGGCCCTGGCCGTGCATCTCGCCCTGCAGGGAGAGCTCAGCAAGGAGACCTTCCTGGAGCAGCTCATTAGCCACATGGAAGATGTAGAGGCAGATGATAAGTCTCTTACTGACGCTCGAGC GCTGGGATTTGAGGATTTACCATTTTCAAGGCgtctaaagaaaataaaggaatttttgGAGCTCAGCAGTGTTCCTAAAGCAGATGTATTGTTTGAATTAG GCAATGGCATTGCTGCTTTGCGGTCTGTCCCTACTGCAATTTACTCTTTCTTGCGCTGTATGGAAGCCGACCCAGACATTCCTGATCACTACAGCAACCTGCAGAGAACCATCATCTACTGTATCTCTCTGGGTGGAGACACAGATACCATTGCTACCATGGCAGGAGCCATTGCAGGGGCTTATTATGGGGAGGAACAGATTCCCGcaagctgggagcagagctgtgaagcTTTTCAAGAGACACAGAAGCTGGCAAATAGCTTGTATGAACTCTACTGCCAGCGGCTCTGA